The following proteins come from a genomic window of Thiothrix unzii:
- a CDS encoding SDR family oxidoreductase, which translates to MRNVLITGCSSGIGYCVAKGLRERGYQVFASARKPEDVEKLEREGFKTLQLDLADPESVQDAVYELMLRTNSELYAVFHNGGYGQAGALEDLSREALEKQFATNVFGWHQLTNMLMPLFRQRNEGRIIYNSSLLGYVALPYRGAYNASKYAIEGIADTLRLELVNTDIKVCLIEPGPIESRFRANALQALKEQVSIEQSPHRLSYEGTIRRLEKEGPAAPFTLPPEAVLAKVIHALESPNPKVRYPVTFPAHLFWALRRLLPGKWLDRVLLKISSDENQ; encoded by the coding sequence ATGCGTAATGTATTGATTACAGGGTGTTCTAGCGGTATTGGCTATTGTGTGGCTAAAGGCTTACGTGAGCGTGGCTACCAGGTATTTGCCTCAGCCCGCAAGCCAGAAGATGTCGAAAAGCTGGAAAGGGAAGGGTTTAAGACCTTGCAATTAGACTTAGCAGACCCGGAAAGCGTGCAGGATGCGGTTTATGAGTTAATGTTGCGTACTAACAGTGAGTTATACGCAGTTTTTCACAACGGTGGTTACGGGCAAGCAGGTGCTTTGGAAGACTTGTCGCGTGAAGCCTTGGAAAAGCAGTTTGCTACCAATGTATTCGGGTGGCATCAGCTCACCAATATGCTCATGCCATTATTCCGGCAACGTAATGAAGGGCGTATTATTTACAACAGCTCGTTACTGGGTTACGTGGCGTTGCCGTATCGCGGGGCTTACAATGCCAGCAAATACGCAATTGAAGGCATTGCAGACACGCTGCGTTTAGAGCTGGTCAATACTGACATCAAGGTCTGTTTGATTGAACCTGGCCCCATTGAGAGCCGTTTTCGTGCCAATGCGTTGCAAGCTCTCAAAGAACAGGTGAGTATTGAGCAAAGTCCGCATCGGTTATCTTACGAAGGCACGATTCGCCGTTTGGAAAAAGAAGGCCCGGCGGCACCTTTTACGTTACCGCCAGAAGCGGTGTTGGCTAAAGTGATTCACGCGCTCGAAAGCCCGAATCCGAAAGTACGTTACCCGGTGACATTTCCAGCGCATTTGTTTTGGGCATTGCGGCGATTGCTGCCGGGCAAGTGGCTGGATCGCGTATTACTGAAAATCTCATCCGATGAAAATCAATAG
- the rlmKL gene encoding bifunctional 23S rRNA (guanine(2069)-N(7))-methyltransferase RlmK/23S rRNA (guanine(2445)-N(2))-methyltransferase RlmL, which produces MHAHDATPLTWFFACPQFIEPLLANELTSLGAQQVKIGHAGVQAHGDLTFAYTALLWSRLASRATLQLASGFGKNQQELLVLLQSIPWDEHLRANGSLKVRFFGLNDDIRNTQFGAQWVKDQIADYFVAREGIRPNVSNEPDLVVVVNLHKGNASVGIELNQHSLHHRGYRQADSRAAMRENLAAAVLVRAGWPELIASDATTLALFDPICGAGTLLIEGALMALDIAPGLLRTNTVAERWLGHDANLWQQLWNNAEQRRTEGLAKEARYVFWGNDSNPAELIAARADWRSIDLPAARWTQGALTAMPEASAAASGLIINHTPYQTSMTAAALQPLYQALGQWMARLPATYHGALFADANAPIPLTNLFYSKEYRFVNSEDECKLYTFNQLAQKERPTDWFSEDLANRILKNLRKLKPLIKRGDSDAYRVYDADIPEYAIAVDRYADWLHVQEYAPPKTIDEKTAKHRLEQALMTLPNVLDVNPNHIVLKQRKQQKGKSQYEKQGRAEQALHVTEHCVTFKVNLTDYLDTGLFLDHRPMRYWLQQHAKDKRVLNLFCYTGTASVHAAVGGASRVDSVDMSATYLAWARENLALNGFQHDPYRRYRFIQDNVLDWLSECNEQYDLIFLDPPTFSNSKRMEGAFDVQRDHIALINDAMRVLSAEGTLIFSNNFRKFQLDPEVEAKYQVQDYRKASLPLDFERDPKIHGCWLIKHR; this is translated from the coding sequence ATGCACGCTCACGATGCAACGCCGCTTACTTGGTTTTTCGCTTGCCCGCAATTTATTGAACCCTTATTAGCCAATGAACTCACCAGTTTAGGGGCCCAGCAAGTCAAAATCGGTCATGCAGGTGTGCAGGCGCACGGGGATTTAACCTTTGCCTACACCGCTTTGTTGTGGAGTCGGTTAGCATCCAGAGCCACGCTGCAATTAGCCAGCGGCTTTGGAAAAAATCAGCAAGAATTATTGGTTCTGTTGCAGAGCATTCCTTGGGACGAACATTTACGCGCCAATGGCAGTTTGAAAGTCCGTTTCTTTGGGCTAAATGACGATATTCGCAATACGCAATTCGGGGCGCAGTGGGTAAAAGACCAAATTGCTGACTATTTCGTGGCGCGTGAAGGCATTCGCCCTAATGTTAGTAATGAACCTGATCTTGTGGTTGTAGTCAATTTGCACAAAGGCAATGCCAGCGTCGGTATCGAACTGAATCAACACAGCCTACATCATCGCGGTTATCGTCAAGCGGATAGCCGTGCTGCAATGCGTGAAAACCTTGCAGCAGCCGTTTTAGTGCGTGCCGGTTGGCCTGAACTAATCGCCAGCGACGCAACAACGCTGGCCTTATTTGACCCCATTTGCGGCGCAGGCACGCTCTTGATTGAAGGCGCGTTAATGGCTTTGGATATTGCCCCCGGCTTATTGCGTACCAATACCGTGGCAGAACGTTGGTTAGGTCACGATGCAAATTTATGGCAACAACTGTGGAATAATGCCGAACAACGTCGCACTGAAGGCTTGGCAAAAGAAGCCCGTTACGTATTTTGGGGGAATGACTCTAATCCGGCGGAATTAATCGCTGCTCGTGCCGATTGGCGTTCTATCGACTTACCTGCTGCACGTTGGACGCAAGGCGCGTTAACCGCTATGCCGGAAGCTTCAGCCGCCGCCAGCGGTTTAATCATCAACCATACCCCATATCAAACCAGCATGACCGCCGCCGCATTACAACCACTCTATCAAGCACTTGGACAGTGGATGGCGCGTTTACCAGCAACATATCACGGCGCATTATTTGCCGATGCCAACGCACCGATTCCCTTAACCAATTTGTTTTACAGTAAAGAATACCGTTTTGTTAACAGCGAAGACGAATGTAAGCTTTACACCTTCAATCAATTAGCTCAAAAAGAACGTCCAACGGATTGGTTTTCTGAGGATTTAGCCAATCGCATTCTCAAGAATTTACGCAAACTGAAACCACTGATCAAACGCGGCGATTCCGATGCTTATCGGGTTTATGACGCGGATATTCCCGAATACGCGATTGCCGTTGATCGTTATGCCGACTGGTTACACGTACAAGAATACGCTCCACCTAAAACGATTGACGAAAAAACTGCAAAACACCGTTTAGAACAAGCGTTAATGACCTTGCCAAACGTGCTGGACGTAAATCCTAACCACATCGTGTTAAAACAACGTAAACAACAAAAAGGTAAAAGCCAGTACGAAAAACAGGGCAGGGCAGAGCAAGCCTTACACGTGACCGAACACTGCGTGACTTTTAAAGTAAACCTCACCGATTACTTAGATACCGGTTTGTTTTTAGATCATCGACCGATGCGCTACTGGCTGCAACAACATGCCAAAGATAAGCGCGTGTTGAATTTATTTTGCTATACCGGAACTGCAAGCGTTCATGCCGCAGTCGGCGGTGCAAGTCGTGTTGATAGCGTCGATATGTCAGCCACGTACCTCGCTTGGGCGCGTGAAAACTTAGCCTTAAACGGTTTTCAACATGATCCTTACCGCCGTTACCGTTTCATTCAAGATAACGTGCTGGACTGGTTAAGTGAGTGCAATGAGCAATATGACCTGATTTTTCTTGACCCGCCAACCTTCAGCAATTCCAAGCGTATGGAAGGTGCATTCGATGTACAGCGTGACCATATCGCCCTGATAAACGATGCAATGCGGGTATTGAGCGCGGAAGGAACACTGATTTTTTCTAATAATTTCAGAAAGTTCCAATTAGATCCTGAAGTAGAGGCTAAGTACCAAGTACAGGATTATCGTAAAGCATCCTTACCGTTAGACTTTGAACGTGATCCTAAAATTCACGGTTGCTGGTTGATCAAACACCGCTAA
- a CDS encoding efflux RND transporter periplasmic adaptor subunit gives MSNPINSTTNDSVKAVLAAGGKKKSQSSKGKWLLALLVAGIVSGGAGYYFMGQSQTTSQASYKTTPVKTGNLSVTVTATGNLKPKNQVDIGTELSGTVDEVLVEANAVVTKGQKLASLNTTQLQDTITKGKASQASAQAKVKQAAASVKEARTKLNRLRELYSASGGKLPAKSELDSAVATLERAQADEAVAKTTVTSATAELRSSQTNLGKAIITSPINGVVLTRTVEPGQTVASSLSAPTLFTLAEDLAQMEVEVGVDEADVGQVKAGQKAEFSVDAWPGRKYPAEITRVSLGADTSNNVVSYLTVLAVQNTDLTLRPGMTATATIKTEARENVLLIPNTALRFTPVVAAAPAAASANSSFISKLMPRPPGMGTAKKRPNGISPAASPDGMQKIWVLENNAPLAVEVKTGISDGKQTEIVSGGLKEGMAVITESTGGTTGGKP, from the coding sequence ATGAGCAACCCAATCAATTCAACCACGAACGATTCCGTCAAAGCGGTATTGGCAGCAGGCGGCAAAAAGAAATCCCAAAGCAGCAAGGGCAAGTGGCTGCTGGCTCTGTTGGTCGCGGGGATTGTCTCAGGCGGCGCGGGCTATTACTTCATGGGGCAATCGCAAACCACAAGCCAAGCTAGCTACAAAACCACCCCCGTCAAAACCGGAAACCTCAGTGTCACGGTCACAGCAACCGGCAACTTAAAACCCAAGAATCAAGTCGATATTGGCACGGAACTATCGGGTACAGTCGATGAAGTCTTGGTAGAAGCTAATGCTGTGGTGACAAAAGGGCAGAAGTTGGCAAGCCTCAACACCACCCAGTTGCAAGACACCATTACCAAAGGCAAAGCGTCGCAGGCTTCTGCACAAGCCAAAGTGAAACAAGCTGCCGCCAGCGTCAAAGAAGCACGGACTAAACTCAACCGTTTACGCGAGTTGTACAGCGCATCCGGTGGTAAATTACCGGCTAAATCCGAACTGGATTCCGCTGTAGCGACGTTGGAACGCGCCCAAGCCGATGAAGCGGTTGCCAAAACTACGGTGACTTCTGCTACTGCCGAACTGCGTTCCTCGCAAACCAATCTCGGCAAAGCCATTATCACCTCACCGATTAACGGCGTAGTGCTGACCCGTACCGTCGAACCTGGGCAAACCGTCGCCTCGTCTTTGTCCGCGCCAACCTTGTTCACACTGGCAGAAGATTTGGCACAAATGGAAGTCGAAGTCGGTGTGGATGAAGCCGATGTCGGGCAAGTCAAAGCCGGGCAAAAAGCCGAATTCAGCGTGGACGCATGGCCGGGGCGCAAATACCCCGCCGAAATTACCCGCGTCAGCTTAGGGGCGGATACATCCAATAACGTGGTTTCCTACCTGACTGTATTAGCGGTGCAAAATACCGATCTGACCTTACGCCCCGGCATGACTGCCACCGCTACCATTAAAACCGAAGCGCGGGAAAATGTTCTGCTCATTCCCAATACCGCCCTGCGCTTTACCCCTGTGGTGGCTGCTGCGCCTGCGGCGGCGAGTGCCAATAGCAGCTTCATTTCTAAACTGATGCCGCGTCCGCCGGGAATGGGGACAGCCAAAAAACGCCCCAATGGCATATCACCCGCCGCCAGCCCCGATGGAATGCAAAAAATCTGGGTATTGGAAAACAACGCGCCCCTAGCCGTCGAAGTCAAAACCGGCATTAGCGATGGCAAGCAAACCGAAATCGTCAGCGGCGGCTTGAAAGAAGGAATGGCGGTAATCACCGAAAGCACCGGTGGTACAACAGGTGGCAAACCATGA
- a CDS encoding PilZ domain-containing protein has translation MEKPEGGSIDSNVKRNLSLTLPDKHSLHATYMPFIKNGGVFVPTHERFSLHDDIVLQLRLIEEGKRLLIPGRVVWITGGKGQRGTPAGVGLQFTGEQQARIRQFLEEVMGDLIKQPAQNPTY, from the coding sequence ATGGAAAAGCCCGAAGGCGGCAGTATCGACAGTAACGTTAAGCGCAATCTTTCGTTAACCTTACCCGATAAGCACTCGCTACATGCTACTTACATGCCGTTTATTAAAAATGGTGGCGTTTTTGTGCCTACGCATGAGCGGTTTTCGCTGCATGATGATATTGTGCTGCAACTGCGTCTAATCGAAGAAGGTAAGCGTCTACTGATTCCCGGAAGAGTTGTCTGGATTACCGGAGGCAAAGGTCAGCGCGGCACACCAGCCGGTGTTGGCTTGCAATTTACTGGTGAACAACAAGCTCGCATCCGCCAGTTTCTGGAAGAGGTCATGGGCGATCTCATCAAACAACCCGCACAGAATCCTACTTACTAA
- a CDS encoding rhodanese-like domain-containing protein gives MYAVRFLALAIVISSVVGLGACSKTETAAADSATASAQQGSVSNISNDELQALLDKKVTLIDIRLPEEWQQTGIVADSHRITLFQKDGSVTPDFLAKVQKVAAPDKPVALICRTGNRTRAGAEMLAQVGYKQVYNVTHGITGWIKADKPVVR, from the coding sequence ATGTACGCAGTTAGATTTTTGGCATTGGCAATCGTCATCAGTAGCGTCGTTGGTTTAGGAGCTTGCTCGAAAACAGAAACTGCGGCGGCAGACAGCGCGACCGCCTCTGCTCAACAGGGTTCAGTGAGTAATATCTCCAATGATGAATTACAAGCTTTGTTGGATAAAAAAGTAACCTTGATCGACATTCGTTTGCCAGAAGAATGGCAGCAAACCGGCATCGTCGCTGATAGCCACCGGATTACCTTATTCCAGAAAGACGGTTCTGTTACGCCGGATTTTTTGGCAAAAGTCCAAAAAGTTGCTGCACCGGATAAGCCGGTTGCCCTGATTTGCCGTACCGGAAACCGGACACGTGCCGGGGCGGAAATGTTGGCACAAGTGGGTTACAAGCAGGTATATAACGTTACCCACGGGATTACGGGCTGGATCAAAGCTGATAAACCAGTGGTGCGGTAG
- a CDS encoding TMEM165/GDT1 family protein, whose product MEAFLVSTGIVALAEIGDKTQLLSLVLAAKFRRPIPIILGILVATLLNHAGAGAVGAWVTTFLGENALRWILGLSFLAMAVWIMIPDKLDDDDVKVDATHYGIFGATLVAFFLAEMGDKTQIATVALAAQYASLFWVVAGTTLGMMIANVPAVLLGDKMANNLPLKLVHGIAAAIFAVLGVLALLGVG is encoded by the coding sequence GTGGAAGCTTTTTTAGTCTCAACCGGCATTGTTGCCCTCGCTGAAATCGGCGATAAAACCCAACTCCTTTCTCTCGTTCTCGCGGCAAAATTTCGCCGTCCGATTCCTATTATTCTCGGTATCTTGGTTGCCACCTTGCTGAATCATGCGGGTGCAGGAGCTGTCGGCGCGTGGGTCACGACTTTCTTAGGTGAAAATGCCTTACGCTGGATTTTAGGCTTATCGTTTCTGGCAATGGCGGTATGGATTATGATCCCTGATAAACTGGATGACGATGATGTAAAAGTCGATGCCACACACTACGGTATTTTCGGCGCAACGCTAGTGGCATTTTTCCTCGCAGAAATGGGTGATAAAACCCAGATTGCTACTGTGGCATTAGCAGCACAATACGCATCGTTGTTCTGGGTCGTGGCTGGAACCACCTTAGGCATGATGATTGCCAATGTCCCAGCGGTGTTACTCGGCGATAAAATGGCTAATAACTTACCTTTGAAGCTGGTACATGGTATTGCAGCGGCTATTTTCGCGGTACTGGGCGTGTTGGCGTTGTTAGGCGTTGGCTGA
- a CDS encoding ABC transporter permease — MLWSSFLLALREVRRNLLRSFLTILGIVIGVSAVITMVTLGNGATQAVKDQVSSLGSNLLQIRNGQRMMGPPGGGSTGSPPFSLEDVAAIRNQITGLAAVAPEVSKSATVVSMSNNWSTSVTGSTNDFFIAGSWKLASGRTFSEAEGKAGQTVCVIGETIRRELFGTQQPVGESLRVNNFSCEIIGILVSKGQASMGRDQDDTVIMPIKAVQRRLTGNQNVSSIQVSVADENDITSVKEQLTNLMRERRRLGEDKDDNFNVQDTRQIAEAMSGTTQIMTMLLAAVASVSLLVGGIGIMNIMLVSVTERTREIGIRLAIGALEREVLLQFLIEAVVLASLGGLVGIGLATLASIALSQVMNVPYTFNVSINLLSFVFSAGIGVLFGYMPAKRAARLDPIDALRHE; from the coding sequence ATGTTATGGAGCAGCTTTTTACTCGCTTTACGCGAGGTTCGCCGCAACTTATTGCGTTCCTTCCTGACGATTTTAGGGATTGTTATCGGCGTATCCGCCGTGATCACCATGGTGACGCTGGGCAATGGTGCAACCCAAGCGGTTAAAGATCAGGTCTCAAGTCTTGGCAGCAACCTGCTGCAAATTCGCAACGGGCAACGCATGATGGGGCCACCGGGTGGCGGCAGCACAGGTTCACCACCGTTTTCGCTAGAAGATGTCGCAGCTATCCGCAACCAAATCACCGGGCTGGCAGCGGTTGCACCAGAAGTGAGCAAGAGTGCCACGGTCGTTTCCATGTCAAACAACTGGTCAACCAGTGTCACAGGTTCGACCAACGATTTTTTCATTGCCGGAAGCTGGAAACTGGCATCAGGGCGCACCTTTAGTGAAGCAGAGGGTAAGGCGGGGCAAACCGTGTGCGTGATTGGGGAAACCATCCGCCGTGAATTGTTCGGTACGCAACAACCCGTGGGCGAGAGTTTGCGGGTGAATAACTTTTCTTGCGAAATCATCGGTATATTGGTATCCAAAGGGCAAGCGTCGATGGGGCGCGATCAGGATGATACCGTCATTATGCCGATCAAAGCGGTGCAACGGCGTTTGACCGGCAATCAGAATGTGTCCAGCATTCAAGTGTCGGTTGCGGACGAAAACGACATTACTAGCGTCAAAGAGCAATTGACCAACTTGATGCGCGAACGCCGCAGGTTGGGGGAAGACAAGGACGACAATTTCAACGTACAAGACACGCGCCAAATTGCCGAAGCGATGTCTGGCACGACCCAGATTATGACCATGTTGTTAGCGGCAGTGGCTTCGGTCAGCTTGCTGGTAGGCGGGATCGGCATTATGAATATTATGCTGGTGTCTGTGACCGAACGTACCCGCGAAATCGGTATCCGGCTGGCGATTGGGGCATTGGAGCGCGAAGTGTTACTGCAATTTTTGATCGAGGCGGTGGTGCTGGCTTCCCTTGGCGGCTTGGTCGGGATTGGGTTGGCAACGCTGGCATCCATCGCATTGTCGCAGGTGATGAATGTGCCGTATACCTTCAACGTGAGCATCAACTTGCTGTCGTTTGTGTTTTCGGCTGGGATTGGCGTGTTGTTTGGGTACATGCCTGCGAAACGCGCTGCGCGGCTTGACCCGATTGATGCGTTGCGGCACGAGTAA
- a CDS encoding porin family protein: MKKQLLIAALAVCATGQVMAADDLFGSSSEGDGGTIYGGVSLGKTQADCTGSAECDSSNWKLYGGYEITSDIAVEGAYHSIASSGSNKVTGISAAGLYSMPVADNLEAFGKAGMIAWDSDGTDNGTDFLLGAGATYKMDENWGVRGEYERIGGDIKANMYSVGAVFSTL; encoded by the coding sequence ATGAAAAAACAACTATTAATTGCAGCTCTTGCTGTTTGTGCCACCGGGCAAGTAATGGCGGCGGATGATCTGTTTGGTTCTTCCAGTGAAGGCGATGGCGGCACGATTTACGGCGGTGTCAGTTTAGGTAAAACCCAAGCTGACTGTACAGGTTCTGCGGAGTGCGACAGCAGTAACTGGAAATTATACGGTGGTTACGAAATTACTTCTGATATAGCTGTAGAAGGTGCTTATCACAGCATTGCTAGCAGCGGTTCCAATAAAGTAACTGGTATAAGTGCGGCTGGTTTATACAGTATGCCGGTAGCAGATAATCTTGAAGCCTTTGGTAAAGCGGGCATGATTGCTTGGGATTCTGATGGCACGGACAATGGTACTGATTTCCTGCTAGGTGCAGGTGCTACTTACAAAATGGATGAAAACTGGGGTGTTCGTGGTGAATACGAACGTATTGGTGGTGATATAAAAGCCAATATGTACTCTGTCGGTGCAGTTTTCTCAACACTCTAA
- a CDS encoding FmdB family zinc ribbon protein, with the protein MPIYAYQCASCGHELEALQKMADAPLTDCPACQQPALSKKVTAAAFRLSGGGWYETDFKAGNKKNVATTDAAPSAACGTGACPACQ; encoded by the coding sequence ATGCCGATTTATGCTTATCAGTGCGCATCTTGTGGTCACGAGTTAGAAGCCTTACAGAAAATGGCAGATGCACCATTAACCGATTGTCCCGCTTGCCAGCAACCAGCATTAAGCAAAAAAGTAACGGCAGCAGCATTCCGTTTAAGTGGTGGTGGTTGGTACGAAACGGACTTTAAAGCCGGTAACAAGAAAAACGTCGCTACCACCGATGCAGCCCCTTCTGCGGCGTGCGGTACGGGTGCTTGTCCTGCTTGCCAATAA
- a CDS encoding ABC transporter ATP-binding protein, whose product MSALIELRGITKIYGQGQASFKALHGVNMTIEQGDFVAIMGPSGSGKSTAMNILGCLDVPSGGEYLFRDVHVEQLSRNERALLRRHYLGFVFQGFNLLARTSAQENVELPLLYRGESTEARHIAAQAALQQVGLEGWGHHTPAELSGGQQQRVAIARAIVTNPTILLADEPTGNLDTKTSNEIMTLLTDLNENKGITVLMVTHEPDMAEYAKRIIHFVDGNIDSDVRNRAIDSQQRVV is encoded by the coding sequence ATGAGCGCGTTAATCGAATTACGCGGTATCACCAAAATCTACGGGCAAGGGCAGGCGAGCTTTAAGGCATTGCACGGGGTTAATATGACCATTGAGCAAGGCGATTTTGTCGCCATCATGGGGCCGAGTGGTTCGGGCAAATCTACTGCGATGAATATTCTGGGGTGTTTGGATGTCCCCAGCGGCGGTGAATACCTGTTCCGCGATGTGCATGTGGAACAATTGTCGCGCAACGAACGTGCTTTGTTGCGGCGGCATTATCTGGGTTTTGTGTTCCAAGGTTTCAACCTGTTGGCGCGGACTTCCGCACAGGAAAATGTGGAATTGCCGCTGTTGTATCGGGGCGAATCCACCGAAGCGCGTCATATTGCTGCCCAAGCCGCGCTGCAACAGGTGGGGCTGGAAGGTTGGGGGCATCATACTCCGGCAGAATTGTCCGGTGGGCAACAGCAACGGGTAGCGATTGCGCGGGCGATAGTCACCAACCCGACCATTTTGCTGGCAGATGAGCCGACTGGCAACCTCGACACCAAAACCAGTAACGAAATCATGACCTTGCTCACTGACCTGAATGAAAACAAGGGCATTACCGTACTCATGGTGACGCACGAACCGGATATGGCGGAATACGCCAAACGCATCATTCATTTCGTTGACGGCAATATCGACAGCGATGTGCGTAACCGTGCCATTGATAGCCAACAGAGGGTCGTCTGA
- the aspS gene encoding aspartate--tRNA ligase, whose translation MRSHYCGQVDEALLDQQVTLCGWVNRRRDHGGVIFIDLRDREGLVQVVFDPDRAEVFQTAERVRNEYVLQVVAKVRRRPAGTENANLRSGQVELLGLELKVLNEAVTPPFQLDEENVGEETRLTYRYIDLRRPEMQKRMQTRAKVTGFLRRFLEDHGFLDIETPMLTKATPEGARDYLVPSRTHPGSFFALPQSPQLFKQLLMMSGMDRYYQFARCFRDEDLRADRQPEFTQLDIETSFMDDNAIMGLMEEMMRATFKETLGVELPNPLPRMAYSEAMHRFGSDKPDMRVPLEFIEVSDLMENVEFKVFSAPAKDPDSRVVAMRLPQGGELSRKEIDDYTTFVGRYGAKGLAYIKVNDVAAGREGLQSPILKFLPDETVSGIMQRTGAQTGDLIFFGADKSRVVNDALGALRVKLGHDRGLVQGEWAALWVVDFPMFEWDDKDKRWVALHHPFTAPKGTPEELLANPGEALSIAYDMVLNGTEVGGGSVRIHSMEMQKSVFKLLGISDEEAEEKFGFLLNALKYGCPPHGGLAFGLDRLIMLMTGSQSIRDVMAFPKTQTAACPLTNAPAEVSMKQLRELNIRVQLPQK comes from the coding sequence ATGCGTAGCCATTATTGCGGGCAGGTGGATGAAGCCCTGCTAGACCAGCAAGTGACTTTGTGCGGATGGGTAAACCGTCGGCGTGACCACGGCGGTGTTATTTTTATCGACTTGCGTGACCGTGAAGGTTTAGTGCAAGTGGTATTTGACCCCGATCGTGCTGAAGTTTTTCAAACAGCCGAGCGCGTGCGTAATGAATACGTGCTACAAGTCGTGGCAAAAGTGCGTCGCCGCCCTGCCGGAACTGAAAACGCTAATTTACGCAGCGGTCAAGTCGAACTGTTGGGCTTGGAATTAAAGGTGCTGAACGAAGCCGTTACTCCACCCTTCCAATTAGACGAAGAAAACGTTGGTGAAGAAACCCGTTTAACTTACCGCTATATTGATTTGCGCCGTCCTGAAATGCAAAAGCGGATGCAAACCCGTGCGAAAGTTACCGGCTTTTTGCGGCGTTTCCTCGAAGATCACGGCTTTTTAGACATTGAAACTCCGATGTTGACCAAAGCTACCCCTGAAGGTGCGCGTGATTATCTGGTACCTAGCCGCACCCATCCGGGATCATTCTTCGCCCTGCCCCAGTCACCACAGTTGTTTAAGCAATTGCTGATGATGTCAGGCATGGATCGTTACTACCAGTTTGCACGTTGCTTCCGTGACGAAGATTTACGCGCAGATCGTCAGCCTGAATTCACCCAGTTGGATATTGAAACGTCCTTTATGGATGACAATGCCATTATGGGCTTGATGGAAGAAATGATGCGGGCGACGTTCAAGGAAACTTTGGGCGTTGAATTACCTAACCCGTTACCTCGGATGGCTTACTCAGAAGCCATGCATCGCTTTGGTTCCGACAAGCCGGATATGCGGGTTCCATTGGAATTCATCGAAGTTAGTGACTTGATGGAAAACGTCGAGTTCAAGGTGTTTTCCGCGCCTGCTAAAGACCCTGACAGCCGCGTAGTAGCGATGCGTTTACCGCAAGGTGGTGAACTGTCCCGTAAAGAAATCGACGATTACACCACGTTTGTAGGGCGTTACGGTGCAAAGGGCTTGGCGTACATCAAGGTTAATGACGTTGCCGCAGGTCGTGAAGGTTTGCAGTCCCCTATTCTGAAATTCCTGCCGGATGAAACCGTCTCAGGGATTATGCAACGTACTGGCGCACAAACTGGCGACTTAATCTTCTTTGGCGCAGATAAATCACGTGTAGTCAACGATGCACTAGGTGCATTGCGCGTTAAGCTGGGTCATGACCGTGGCTTAGTGCAAGGCGAATGGGCAGCATTGTGGGTTGTCGATTTCCCTATGTTCGAGTGGGATGACAAAGACAAGCGTTGGGTTGCCCTGCACCACCCATTCACCGCACCCAAAGGTACGCCAGAAGAGCTGTTGGCTAATCCGGGGGAAGCTCTGTCGATTGCTTACGACATGGTATTAAACGGCACGGAAGTAGGTGGTGGCTCAGTACGTATTCACAGTATGGAAATGCAGAAATCGGTATTCAAACTGTTGGGTATTTCTGATGAAGAAGCCGAAGAAAAATTTGGTTTCTTGCTGAATGCGTTGAAATACGGTTGCCCTCCGCACGGTGGTTTAGCGTTCGGCTTGGATCGTTTGATCATGTTGATGACAGGTAGTCAATCAATTCGTGATGTTATGGCGTTCCCTAAGACCCAAACCGCAGCTTGCCCGTTAACGAATGCACCTGCTGAAGTTAGTATGAAACAGCTTCGTGAATTGAACATTCGAGTGCAATTACCACAGAAGTAA